In Microbacterium esteraromaticum, the following proteins share a genomic window:
- a CDS encoding penicillin acylase family protein, protein MTTDIPTAVPARSLSARIGRIAFLVVAALVVVAVAAAFFVTWTIQRSFPQTSGEVTLKGLEKSVIVQRDDRGIPTITASTASDLLFAQGFVHAQDRFFEMDFRRHVTSGRVSEMFGASQVDTDKFLRTLGWRKTAEKEVEALDETTLGYYQAYADGVNAYLSSRSGAELSLEYAVLGMQNPDYEPEPWQPADSVAWLKAMAWDLRTNIEDETDRALLAARLAAAGETSEQTGALVKKIYPDYPFDENPVIVPRISAVEPVTTDATPASFTGGDAEVTDALRTVEWQEADSVIEAASMLLGGAGEGIGSNSWVVSGDLTESGKPLLANDPHLGAALPSVWYQMQLTCREVTEACPFDVGGFTFSGMPGVVIGHNAKMAWGFTNLTTDVADLYVEKIDGDAYWRDGKKQPLEIEEDVIKVAGGKDVPLTIRRTAHGPIISGLTDDFTAIADDPVVSAGDQPLVLEGAPEIPAGDTALSLRWTALDAGTTSSALFAMNLAEDFDGFRRAASLFDVPAQNLIYADLEGNIGYQAPGRLPIRGAGDGTLPQPGWDSTYDWKGYIPFDELPVSYNPPEGYIVTANNAIVGDDYKYFLSKDWDYGYRAARIAHLIERRAAAAPLTAQDMREIQMDDEMWIGKQLAAAMSDVPVDRTGPRAAVDLLRTWDAQNTPGSAAAAYANVLWSNLAHNVFVDREVPMPVSDQGRLFTVIGAMLEDENDPLWANEKLGVDDMKSMLALSAEQAYDELAGLQGEDVTAWRWGDLHALTLTHGTLGTSGIAPIEMLFNRGPYPVGGGASVVNATGWHLGESYATVTVPSMRMVIDLDDFDSSTWNHLTGASGHAFNAHYTDQTDDWAKGVQKPWAFSKKAVAKATVDRLVLAPAG, encoded by the coding sequence ATGACGACCGATATTCCGACCGCCGTACCCGCTCGCAGCCTCTCAGCCCGGATCGGCAGGATCGCCTTCCTCGTCGTGGCCGCCCTCGTCGTCGTCGCCGTCGCAGCCGCGTTCTTCGTGACATGGACCATCCAGCGCTCCTTCCCGCAGACCTCGGGCGAGGTGACGCTGAAGGGCCTCGAGAAGTCGGTGATCGTGCAGCGCGACGACCGCGGCATCCCGACCATCACCGCCTCCACCGCGTCGGACCTGCTCTTCGCACAGGGCTTCGTGCACGCCCAGGACCGGTTCTTCGAGATGGACTTCCGCCGCCACGTCACCTCGGGCAGGGTTTCGGAGATGTTCGGCGCTTCGCAGGTCGACACCGACAAGTTCCTGCGCACCCTCGGCTGGCGCAAGACCGCCGAGAAGGAGGTCGAGGCGCTCGATGAGACCACCCTCGGCTACTACCAGGCGTATGCCGACGGTGTGAACGCATATCTGTCGTCGCGGTCGGGGGCCGAGCTCTCGCTCGAGTATGCCGTTCTCGGCATGCAGAACCCCGACTACGAGCCGGAACCATGGCAGCCGGCCGACTCGGTGGCCTGGCTGAAGGCGATGGCCTGGGACCTCCGCACCAACATCGAAGACGAGACCGATCGAGCGTTGCTCGCCGCACGCCTCGCCGCCGCCGGAGAGACGAGCGAGCAGACCGGCGCGCTCGTGAAGAAGATCTACCCCGACTACCCGTTCGACGAGAACCCCGTGATCGTGCCGAGGATCTCGGCGGTCGAGCCCGTCACGACCGACGCGACGCCCGCATCCTTCACCGGGGGCGACGCCGAGGTGACCGATGCGCTGCGCACCGTCGAATGGCAGGAGGCCGACAGCGTCATCGAAGCCGCGAGCATGCTTCTCGGGGGCGCCGGCGAGGGCATCGGATCGAACTCGTGGGTCGTCTCGGGCGACCTCACCGAGAGCGGGAAGCCCCTGCTCGCCAACGACCCCCACCTCGGAGCAGCACTGCCCTCGGTCTGGTACCAGATGCAGCTGACCTGCCGCGAGGTGACCGAGGCCTGCCCGTTCGACGTCGGCGGCTTCACCTTCTCGGGCATGCCCGGTGTCGTGATCGGGCACAACGCGAAGATGGCATGGGGCTTCACGAACCTGACCACCGACGTGGCCGACCTCTACGTCGAGAAGATCGACGGCGACGCGTACTGGCGCGACGGCAAGAAGCAGCCGCTCGAGATCGAAGAGGACGTCATCAAGGTCGCCGGCGGCAAGGACGTGCCGCTGACGATCCGCCGCACGGCCCACGGCCCGATCATCTCCGGTCTCACCGACGACTTCACCGCCATCGCCGACGACCCGGTCGTCAGCGCAGGCGACCAGCCGCTCGTGCTCGAGGGAGCGCCCGAGATCCCCGCGGGAGACACCGCCCTGAGCCTGCGGTGGACGGCGCTCGATGCCGGCACGACCTCGAGCGCCCTTTTCGCCATGAATCTCGCGGAGGACTTCGATGGCTTCCGCCGCGCGGCATCCCTCTTCGATGTGCCGGCGCAGAACCTGATCTACGCCGACCTCGAAGGCAACATCGGCTACCAGGCGCCCGGTCGCCTGCCCATCCGCGGAGCCGGCGACGGCACCCTGCCCCAGCCCGGCTGGGACAGCACCTACGACTGGAAGGGCTATATCCCCTTCGACGAGCTGCCCGTGTCGTACAACCCGCCGGAGGGCTACATCGTCACCGCGAACAACGCGATCGTCGGCGACGACTACAAGTACTTCCTCTCGAAGGACTGGGACTACGGCTACCGCGCGGCGCGCATCGCCCACCTCATCGAACGCCGCGCCGCCGCCGCGCCGCTGACCGCGCAGGACATGCGCGAGATCCAGATGGACGACGAGATGTGGATCGGCAAGCAGCTGGCCGCGGCGATGTCCGACGTGCCCGTCGACCGCACCGGCCCCCGTGCCGCCGTCGATCTGCTGCGCACCTGGGACGCGCAGAACACGCCGGGCTCGGCGGCGGCCGCCTACGCCAACGTGCTCTGGTCGAACCTCGCGCACAACGTGTTCGTCGACCGCGAGGTTCCGATGCCCGTGAGCGACCAGGGCCGGCTCTTCACGGTCATCGGCGCGATGCTCGAAGACGAGAACGACCCGCTCTGGGCGAACGAGAAGCTCGGCGTCGACGACATGAAGTCGATGCTGGCTCTGTCTGCTGAACAGGCCTACGACGAGCTGGCCGGGCTGCAGGGCGAGGATGTCACCGCCTGGCGCTGGGGCGACCTGCACGCACTCACCCTGACCCACGGCACACTCGGCACCTCGGGCATCGCGCCGATCGAGATGCTGTTCAACCGCGGCCCCTATCCGGTGGGCGGCGGCGCGTCGGTGGTCAACGCGACCGGATGGCACCTCGGCGAGTCGTACGCGACCGTCACTGTGCCGTCGATGCGGATGGTTATCGATCTCGACGACTTCGACTCCTCGACGTGGAACCACCTCACCGGCGCGAGCGGGCACGCGTTCAACGCCCACTACACCGACCAGACCGACGACTGGGCGAAGGGCGTGCAGAAGCCCTGGGCGTTCTCGAAGAAGGCCGTCGCGAAGGCCACGGTCGACCGGCTGGTGCTCGCTCCCGCCGGGTAG
- a CDS encoding YhgE/Pip domain-containing protein, with product MSSILAVMRHDIRRATSSVMAVIVLFGLVVIPSLFTWFNVIASWNPFDNTRNLTVAVANTDDGYQSDLVPIRLNVGEQVVSALRANDELNWVITSEDDAVDGTRSGEYYAAIVLPPTFSADMMTFYTSGADRTRIDYYLNEKKNALAPKITGQGASEVSTSINEVFTETLGEAGMNIITSLSDYLDDADTQAALSKLQARVDSVASQLRAGASTADMFSSLIASSRPLVDSASGLIAGSGDALRDARGAFGGGKDAAASLKKVLSSSTAALGDALKQTSASYQGVSDSIDDVYAAMGSQSASAAGTISALADRVQVQIDQQQNLRDGLVNDVRPVLPENLVDAFDATVSRIDAAIARQQSLQDRLDEAASQVTDSNASSQATRDEIKKLTAQAKAAVDDARRSYTDSLQPKLDSLASTLSSISAGVDSIADDLSSAAGSLTGSSSTGSALADAQKLTTGISESLTDTADRFSELSAALSTAIETGDLSELTKAIGADPRALAMHLAEPVELTRVPVYSVVSFGAAMTPLYTVLALWVGALLTSVAIRVDPPRDGSTGLPDLSPTETYLGRFGIFALVAFLQSSLVCLGSVFFTQVQPQHPFLLILAGWVAGLVFTLIIYTLVVTFGNAGKALAVLLLVIQISGSGGAYPLQVLPQWFQNISPFLPATHAVAAMRSAIAGIYQNDYWVSLGWLASFAIPALLLGLVLRLPFIHSNQKMLAALKSTKLM from the coding sequence GTGAGCAGCATCCTCGCCGTCATGCGGCACGACATCCGCCGTGCCACCAGCAGCGTCATGGCCGTCATCGTACTGTTCGGGCTCGTCGTCATCCCCTCGCTGTTCACCTGGTTCAACGTCATCGCCAGCTGGAACCCGTTCGACAACACCCGCAACCTGACCGTGGCCGTCGCGAACACAGACGACGGGTATCAGAGCGACCTCGTGCCCATCCGCCTCAACGTCGGTGAGCAGGTCGTATCGGCGCTGCGCGCCAACGACGAACTCAACTGGGTCATCACCTCTGAAGACGACGCCGTCGACGGCACCCGCTCGGGCGAGTACTACGCCGCGATCGTGCTGCCACCCACGTTCAGCGCCGACATGATGACCTTCTACACCAGCGGAGCCGACCGCACCCGCATCGACTACTACCTCAACGAGAAGAAGAACGCGCTCGCGCCGAAGATCACGGGTCAGGGCGCGAGCGAGGTGTCGACGAGCATCAACGAGGTGTTCACCGAGACGCTCGGCGAAGCGGGCATGAACATCATCACGTCGCTCTCGGACTACCTCGACGATGCCGACACCCAGGCCGCGCTCTCGAAACTGCAGGCCCGCGTCGACTCGGTCGCCTCGCAGCTGCGCGCCGGCGCATCGACCGCCGACATGTTCAGCTCGCTGATCGCGTCGAGCCGGCCGCTGGTCGACAGCGCCTCGGGGCTCATCGCCGGATCAGGCGACGCACTGCGCGACGCCCGAGGAGCATTCGGCGGAGGAAAGGACGCCGCGGCGTCGCTGAAGAAGGTGCTGTCATCGTCGACTGCGGCGCTCGGCGACGCCCTGAAGCAGACCTCTGCGAGCTACCAGGGGGTCTCAGACAGCATCGATGACGTGTATGCCGCGATGGGCTCGCAGTCGGCCAGCGCCGCCGGCACGATCAGCGCCCTCGCCGACCGGGTGCAGGTGCAGATCGACCAGCAGCAGAACCTGCGCGACGGACTCGTGAACGACGTGCGTCCGGTGCTTCCCGAGAACCTCGTCGATGCGTTCGACGCCACGGTCTCGCGCATCGACGCCGCCATCGCGCGCCAGCAGTCGCTGCAGGACCGCCTGGACGAGGCAGCGTCGCAGGTGACCGACTCGAACGCGTCGAGTCAGGCGACCCGCGATGAGATCAAGAAGCTCACCGCCCAGGCGAAGGCCGCCGTCGACGACGCCCGACGCTCGTACACCGACAGCCTGCAGCCCAAGCTCGACTCGCTGGCGTCTACCCTGTCCAGCATCAGCGCCGGCGTCGACTCGATCGCGGACGACCTGTCTTCGGCCGCGGGGTCGCTCACCGGATCGTCGTCGACCGGTTCGGCACTGGCGGATGCCCAGAAGCTGACCACCGGCATCTCCGAATCGCTCACCGACACCGCCGACCGCTTCAGCGAGCTGAGCGCAGCACTGTCGACCGCGATCGAGACCGGCGACCTCAGCGAGCTGACGAAGGCCATCGGCGCCGATCCGCGAGCCCTCGCGATGCATCTCGCCGAGCCGGTCGAGCTGACGCGCGTGCCGGTGTACTCGGTCGTCAGCTTCGGCGCCGCCATGACGCCGCTCTACACCGTGCTTGCCCTCTGGGTCGGCGCCCTGCTCACCTCGGTCGCGATCCGGGTCGATCCTCCTCGCGACGGCTCCACCGGCCTTCCCGACCTCTCCCCCACCGAGACCTATCTCGGACGGTTCGGAATCTTCGCGCTCGTCGCCTTCCTGCAGAGCTCTCTCGTCTGCCTCGGCAGCGTCTTCTTCACGCAGGTGCAGCCCCAGCATCCGTTCCTGCTCATCCTCGCCGGGTGGGTGGCCGGCCTGGTGTTCACCCTGATCATCTACACGCTCGTGGTCACCTTCGGGAACGCCGGCAAGGCGCTCGCGGTGCTGCTGCTGGTGATCCAGATCTCGGGGTCGGGCGGCGCCTACCCCCTTCAGGTGCTACCGCAGTGGTTCCAGAACATCAGCCCCTTCCTGCCCGCGACACACGCTGTGGCGGCGATGAGGTCGGCCATCGCCGGCATCTACCAGAACGACTACTGGGTGTCGCTCGGCTGGCTGGCATCGTTCGCGATCCCGGCGCTGCTGCTCGGGCTGGTGCTGCGGCTGCCGTTCATCCACAGCAACCAGAAGATGCTGGCCGCACTGAAGTCGACGAAGCTCATGTGA
- a CDS encoding TetR/AcrR family transcriptional regulator encodes MTTRPARSDARANRAGILDAARSTLAHDPHASVDVIARSAGLSRRTLYGHFDDRDALIREIIVTGAQRFNAIAESITDADSRIALARLAARLWQEAAHVQFAAALALDEAHVEHTAAALAPLRRAVANLVQRGQEDGGFRTDVAAPTLARLIEEVARTVVSRTDASSSGAADLAVRTVLSIAGLSWRETDELLAAHPDITEITA; translated from the coding sequence ATGACCACCCGCCCCGCCCGCTCCGACGCGCGCGCCAACCGCGCCGGCATCCTCGACGCCGCGCGCAGCACGCTCGCGCACGATCCGCATGCGAGCGTCGACGTCATCGCACGCAGCGCGGGCCTCAGCCGCCGCACGCTGTACGGTCACTTCGACGACCGCGACGCCCTGATCCGCGAGATCATCGTCACCGGGGCGCAGCGCTTCAACGCGATCGCCGAGTCGATCACCGACGCCGACTCGCGCATCGCTCTCGCCCGGCTCGCCGCGCGGCTGTGGCAGGAGGCCGCGCACGTGCAGTTCGCCGCCGCGCTCGCACTCGACGAGGCGCATGTCGAGCACACCGCCGCAGCCCTCGCACCCCTGCGCCGTGCCGTCGCGAACCTCGTGCAGCGAGGTCAGGAAGACGGCGGATTCCGCACCGATGTCGCCGCTCCCACCCTCGCCCGCCTGATCGAAGAGGTCGCGCGCACCGTCGTCTCCAGAACCGACGCGTCGAGCAGCGGCGCCGCCGATCTCGCCGTGCGCACCGTGCTCAGCATCGCCGGACTCTCGTGGCGCGAGACCGACGAGCTGCTGGCCGCCCACCCCGACATCACGGAGATCACCGCGTGA
- the mnhG gene encoding monovalent cation/H(+) antiporter subunit G gives MSVTSFLEIAVPAPVAETIALVLVLLGAILCLSAAVGLLHFRDVPSRLHAGTKPQVLGLVLICLAVAVAQRTIGGMLLGLVIVIPVILLQFATAPLSAHMVGRQAYRNGTIQAHSLVVDEYAESKQTPPAAG, from the coding sequence ATGAGCGTGACATCCTTCCTCGAGATCGCGGTTCCCGCGCCCGTCGCCGAGACCATCGCGCTGGTGCTCGTGCTGCTCGGCGCGATCCTCTGCCTGTCGGCGGCCGTCGGACTGCTGCACTTCCGCGATGTGCCCAGCCGGCTGCACGCGGGAACCAAGCCGCAGGTGCTCGGCCTCGTGCTCATCTGCCTCGCGGTCGCGGTCGCGCAGCGCACGATCGGCGGCATGCTGCTCGGACTGGTGATCGTCATCCCCGTGATCCTGCTGCAGTTCGCGACTGCGCCGCTCTCGGCGCACATGGTCGGACGGCAGGCGTACCGCAACGGCACGATCCAGGCCCACAGCCTCGTCGTCGACGAGTACGCCGAGTCGAAGCAGACCCCGCCTGCCGCCGGCTGA
- a CDS encoding YhgE/Pip family protein, with protein sequence MSDTQTAGRPNAWSVYRRDLGRLARVSKAWIIIIGVIVTPSLYAWFNIVAFWDPYSNTQQVSVAIVNQDAGASSDLTGHIDVGGELVDQLKKNDKLGWQFVDEDDAMDAVRSGRSYAAIIIPPDFSHDFLSVTTGEFTRPELKYFVNEKANAIAPKITDVGASTLDNQINSTFVSTVAEAISEQLKDAGLSAEDRLSDARDSTVSALDDATGKVSSARDRLATLQTGLDDAARGIDRASGTLGKVDRTLGEVQTAVGQAKTIAAEAQQELLAVTDSVTSAYVSGSTLIADAAAKMNGSIATLAAGLQQANVAVGTTVDDLTAVIDSNATALDELQAVLDGTDPGSPAAERLSAAIDALKERNAADRQVLSQLEQLNKDVSSTIASVTKAADSVNGAVGQAATSATAIRDALTQSVPQLNRAMSQLSSSADAFSSALGAQRTQVAQAQSLLAGLKAQLAGTSDALTALDGNLASAETGLGTVRTDVLALGSAEIWNKLSTITGLEPDEIARFMASPVEVSTNAMFPTAAYGSAMAALFTNLSLWIGAFVLMVIMRVEVDTEGVEGITVRQAYIGRWLLFATIVVFQAALVTIGNLVIGVQTANAFAYVGTGILIGLAYLSIIYALSVCFGIVGKGLCILLVIFQIPGASGLYPIEMMPDFFRGLYPFLPFTYGIDAMRETISGFYGLHWWRFMGTLAIFVALAWVLGLFLRGRLGNFALLFNRRLADTQLMVSEEVQITGRRRTPEIIRALTDGDGFRADVAQRAQRFAERYTTRLRLTLLVGAAGLVVLALCGWLIPGAKAVVLGLAALWCLLLIGFVVTLEYIRQSIEQAAEVGEMPDAELRRALSVENSGRGQLLADGGEAAPVGAAASASAAAAGVSAADPSGPVTARTAVLDHPDAVDGRSADPAGAAEAAGATAEPDDDTVVFDELFADDIAQAPEPDAPATPPAGAQPADAATETAADADGPDSGHPEPDPDPATGADPNADRDPAASDDPGPDTDPTHEKEGDK encoded by the coding sequence GTGAGCGACACCCAGACCGCCGGCCGCCCCAACGCCTGGAGCGTCTACCGTCGCGACCTCGGCCGGCTGGCCCGCGTCAGCAAGGCGTGGATCATCATCATCGGCGTCATCGTCACGCCGTCTCTGTACGCGTGGTTCAACATCGTCGCCTTCTGGGATCCGTACTCGAACACCCAGCAGGTCAGCGTCGCCATCGTCAACCAGGACGCCGGGGCGTCGTCAGATCTCACGGGTCACATCGACGTCGGCGGCGAGCTCGTCGACCAGCTGAAGAAGAACGACAAGCTCGGCTGGCAGTTCGTGGATGAGGACGACGCGATGGATGCCGTGCGCAGCGGCCGCAGCTACGCGGCGATCATCATCCCGCCCGACTTCAGCCACGATTTCCTCAGCGTCACCACAGGCGAATTCACGCGCCCCGAGCTGAAGTACTTCGTCAACGAGAAGGCGAACGCGATCGCGCCGAAGATCACCGACGTCGGCGCCTCGACGCTCGACAACCAGATCAACAGCACGTTCGTCTCGACGGTCGCCGAGGCCATCAGCGAGCAGCTCAAAGACGCCGGCCTCAGTGCAGAGGACCGCCTCAGCGACGCCCGCGACTCGACGGTCAGCGCGCTCGACGATGCGACGGGCAAGGTGTCGTCGGCGCGCGATCGGCTCGCCACGCTGCAGACCGGCCTGGACGATGCCGCACGCGGCATAGACCGGGCATCCGGAACCCTCGGCAAGGTCGATCGCACTCTCGGGGAGGTGCAGACCGCCGTCGGCCAGGCGAAGACGATCGCCGCCGAGGCACAGCAGGAGCTGCTGGCGGTCACCGACAGCGTCACCTCGGCCTACGTCTCGGGCTCGACGCTGATCGCCGATGCCGCCGCGAAGATGAACGGGTCGATCGCGACCCTCGCAGCCGGTCTGCAGCAGGCGAACGTCGCCGTCGGCACGACCGTCGACGACCTGACCGCCGTGATCGACAGCAACGCCACGGCTCTCGACGAGCTGCAGGCCGTGCTCGACGGCACCGACCCCGGCTCGCCGGCCGCAGAGCGGCTGAGCGCCGCGATCGACGCACTCAAAGAGCGCAACGCCGCCGACCGGCAGGTGCTCAGCCAGCTCGAGCAGCTGAACAAAGACGTGTCGAGCACCATCGCCTCGGTCACGAAGGCTGCAGACAGCGTGAACGGCGCCGTCGGTCAGGCGGCCACCTCGGCGACGGCCATCCGCGATGCGCTCACCCAGAGCGTGCCGCAGCTGAACCGGGCGATGTCGCAGCTCTCGTCGAGCGCTGACGCCTTCTCGTCGGCCCTCGGCGCGCAGCGCACCCAGGTCGCCCAGGCGCAGAGCCTGCTCGCCGGCCTCAAGGCTCAGCTCGCCGGCACCTCCGACGCCCTCACCGCCCTCGACGGCAACCTCGCCTCGGCAGAGACCGGACTCGGCACGGTGCGCACCGACGTGCTCGCCCTCGGCTCGGCCGAGATCTGGAACAAGCTCAGCACCATCACCGGCCTCGAACCGGATGAGATCGCCCGCTTCATGGCGTCGCCCGTCGAGGTGAGCACGAACGCGATGTTCCCGACGGCCGCCTACGGCTCTGCGATGGCTGCCCTGTTCACCAACCTCTCGCTGTGGATCGGCGCGTTCGTGCTCATGGTGATCATGCGCGTCGAGGTCGACACCGAGGGCGTCGAGGGCATCACCGTGCGCCAGGCGTACATCGGCCGCTGGCTGCTGTTCGCGACGATCGTCGTGTTCCAGGCGGCTCTCGTCACCATCGGCAACCTCGTGATCGGCGTGCAGACGGCGAATGCGTTCGCGTATGTCGGCACCGGCATACTCATCGGCCTCGCCTACCTCAGCATCATCTACGCCCTGTCGGTGTGCTTCGGCATCGTGGGCAAGGGCCTGTGCATCCTGCTGGTGATCTTCCAGATCCCCGGCGCCTCCGGGCTGTACCCGATCGAGATGATGCCCGACTTCTTCCGCGGGCTGTATCCGTTCCTGCCGTTCACGTACGGCATCGACGCGATGCGCGAGACCATCAGCGGCTTCTACGGCCTGCACTGGTGGCGCTTCATGGGCACGCTGGCGATCTTCGTCGCCCTCGCCTGGGTGCTCGGGCTCTTCCTGCGAGGCCGGCTCGGCAACTTCGCCCTGCTGTTCAACCGCCGTCTCGCCGACACCCAGCTCATGGTGAGCGAGGAGGTGCAGATCACCGGTCGCAGGCGCACCCCCGAGATCATCCGCGCGCTCACCGACGGCGACGGGTTCCGCGCCGATGTCGCTCAGCGTGCCCAGCGCTTCGCCGAGCGCTACACCACCCGCCTTCGGCTCACTCTGCTCGTCGGCGCTGCAGGTCTCGTGGTGCTGGCGCTGTGCGGGTGGCTGATCCCCGGCGCCAAGGCGGTCGTGCTCGGCCTGGCTGCGCTGTGGTGCCTGCTGCTCATCGGCTTCGTCGTCACGCTGGAGTACATCAGGCAGAGCATCGAGCAGGCCGCCGAGGTCGGCGAGATGCCGGATGCCGAGCTGCGCCGCGCGCTGTCTGTCGAGAACTCCGGAAGGGGCCAGCTGCTCGCCGACGGCGGTGAGGCCGCGCCGGTCGGCGCCGCGGCCTCCGCCTCCGCCGCTGCAGCCGGCGTCTCGGCGGCCGACCCGTCGGGTCCGGTCACGGCCCGCACCGCAGTGCTGGATCATCCGGATGCCGTGGACGGCAGGTCTGCGGATCCGGCCGGCGCGGCCGAAGCGGCCGGTGCGACGGCCGAGCCGGATGACGACACCGTCGTCTTCGACGAACTGTTCGCCGACGACATCGCGCAGGCGCCAGAGCCGGACGCCCCCGCGACACCGCCCGCCGGGGCACAGCCCGCGGATGCCGCCACCGAGACCGCCGCCGACGCCGATGGCCCCGATTCCGGGCATCCGGAACCCGATCCGGACCCGGCCACCGGCGCGGACCCGAACGCCGACCGGGACCCGGCCGCGAGCGACGACCCCGGCCCCGACACCGACCCGACGCACGAGAAGGAGGGCGACAAGTGA
- a CDS encoding alpha/beta fold hydrolase has product MPERLLAPEGTPANIGEFTHAGATLVYEDFGTGPRPILLLHGIGMGRSVYLDLTTHLDGRIIGLDLPGFGEAPEPPKTPTMERLADHVAAFLQSRGIDDAVILGHSMGSQIAAELAVRHPDVVSALVLAGPTVNSASRSIRAQAGYLLWDLLHERPVVLWRGAREYLRGGPNLVRKMKATIVHRPENAYPRVGVPVLVVRGQRDPLAPMKWCREILDMVPDARFAEIPDHGHGTLISDSGGAAATIRDFVRDL; this is encoded by the coding sequence ATGCCGGAACGACTGCTCGCACCCGAGGGCACGCCCGCCAACATCGGCGAATTCACGCACGCCGGGGCCACGCTCGTCTACGAGGACTTCGGCACCGGACCTCGCCCGATCCTGCTGCTGCACGGGATCGGGATGGGCCGCAGCGTCTACCTCGACCTCACGACCCACCTCGACGGCCGGATCATCGGGCTCGATCTGCCAGGCTTCGGTGAAGCGCCCGAGCCTCCGAAGACGCCGACGATGGAGCGGCTCGCCGACCACGTCGCCGCGTTCCTGCAAAGCCGTGGCATCGACGACGCCGTGATCCTCGGCCACTCGATGGGCAGCCAGATCGCCGCGGAGCTCGCGGTGCGGCATCCGGACGTCGTCTCGGCGCTCGTGCTCGCCGGGCCGACGGTCAACAGCGCGTCGCGCAGCATCCGGGCCCAGGCCGGCTACCTGCTCTGGGATCTGCTGCACGAGCGGCCCGTCGTGCTGTGGCGAGGGGCGCGCGAGTATCTGCGCGGCGGGCCGAACCTCGTGCGCAAGATGAAGGCGACCATCGTGCACCGCCCCGAGAACGCCTACCCTCGCGTGGGTGTTCCCGTGCTCGTCGTACGAGGGCAGCGCGACCCGCTGGCGCCGATGAAGTGGTGCCGTGAGATCCTCGACATGGTTCCCGATGCCCGTTTCGCCGAGATCCCCGACCACGGCCATGGCACGCTGATCAGCGACTCCGGCGGCGCTGCCGCCACGATCAGGGACTTCGTCCGCGACCTCTGA